The Juglans regia cultivar Chandler chromosome 16, Walnut 2.0, whole genome shotgun sequence nucleotide sequence AGCAGAAGTATAATGATTCACTGTCTATATACGATTTCTATCTTCAATTTCCTTGCTcttctaaaattttgaatttaatttaataagttaattattttctgttCCAATCCCACCGAAGGGACAATAGTACCCTCCTGTAATGTGGTCATTTTTTCAGGGTAATCTGACTACCTTACATTTTTAGCCATTTTTCCCAAACCCCCAAAAATGGATTCAAATAGAAATCCATGTTTGTTTCAAGAACAGGTTGAGCTTTTCATTCATACTATGTGGTATAATTGGTACTAGCAAAGTCAATTTACCAAATTATGTGTTTGAAATGTTACAATCTGACAAATTAGACCCGAACAGCTTAAAATCGCTTCCCAAAGAAGGAACTTTATCCTAGCCTCTTAGCACCTAGGAAACAGATATGCTTATGAAATTCTTATTAACACATGCTGGGCTTTACAACTCACTTTTTCCTTTTGCATTGATCTTTGCACTGGCTCCCTTTGTCACCACATCCTGGTGCATTATTCTCTTCAAACATATTCTTCACACAAAATAGCCCTAACttggatttttgaaaaaaaaaaaaaagaagtctcAACTTAGTGCCTTCACACATTTGCATCTGATAAAAAGAGTCATTAGAATTGTCTGACAAGACAGTTCAGAATATAAATGGCATACCCAGGTAGTTTAGACCTGTAATccagaaggaaaataaaatgcatcAATGTATATATCTAAGACAGTTATGTAATTCtgttttttcattattatgaCATCATATTTTGTGGCTGCAGGCATCATTTTTCATTGCTTATGTTGTCACTTCTGGATGGACAAGCACTGCATCTGAACTCTTTCGCCTAGTTCCTTTTCTCTGGAGTCTAATGAGAAAACCATGTACCAGAAGTACAGATGATGACCTTGAAGTTCCTTCTATTCCTTACCACAGAGATATTCCAAGACTTCTTTTCTTTGGACTTCTTGGGATTACATATTTTTTCCTAGCTCCTCTAATTCTACCTTTCCTCTTACTGTACTTCTGTTTTGGATACATCGTCTACCGTAACCAGGTTagttggctctctctctctctctctcattttctgaGGGtgtatttcatataatttagcTCGTAGGTTTATCACATTGAGGAAGGCTCTTTAATCATGTCAAACTGAATATCAATGCATGACAGATCTCCACAACTGGTCAACATGCCCTAAATTGGAAAATCAATTTCAGAACTCTTATTCAGTCAGTGAAGAGTTGGGTTAATTAGATTTTTGTGGGTAGATATTCACTATGGACATAGTTATCTCTGTATCATGAATGCAAATATTGATCAATAAAGTGAAATCAAATGAGCCGAACTGTTCATTCATCAGTTCGTGTTcctaatatcattttattacacATCTTTTATTTTGAGTTGATCAAAATTACTTACAGCTTTTATAAGAACAATTTTAAGAATGTCCCTGGTTATATATTCTGATTTTCCGTTTCTGATGAAAATGAAGGGAGCAGCAACCTGTCATCTtgtttctcataatttttttcaaaagaggtCATAATTTATTACGAAAACTTGGATATTGAGATCTAAGTAGCTACTAGTGCTGATGCTTGACAAACTTGCAATGCAGTTTATAAATGTGTATGCACCAAAGTATGAAACCGCAGGGAAGTTTTGGCCTATTGTACACAATTCAATGATATTTTCTCTGGTACTCATGCATGCTATTGCTGTGGGAATCTTCACACTGAAGAAGCTGTCTCTAGCTACGACTTTAATTTTCCCTCTTCCAGTACTCACGCTTCTCTTCAATGAGTACTGCCGGAAACGTTTCCTTCCCATCTTCACTGCCTACTCTGCTGAGGTATGTTTACATGTGACAATACAGTGATATCTTATGCCAGGGAGTACCAAAATTTTCTACTTCTCAAAGAATTTAATATCATTACTGCCTTCAAATAGCCCACCTTGACATTGACCTTGGTTTTCATGCTTTTAGACTTTGATAAAGAAGGATAGAGATGACCAGAACGACGCTGCAATGGCCGAGTTTTTTGATAAATTGGTCACTGCCTACCAGGACCCGGCATTGATGCCAATTCAGCTCTCTGCAAACCCCGACAGTCTTAACAGCCCCCTTTTATCCTCTACTTGAGTTTGAGCCTGAGGTTTGGTTGTATTTGTGCCATATTAAGGTGACTGGTAATggtggtattttgtttttttatggcCAATTTCATATGTGATGGTTGATTCTTTTTCGTGAGCAATAAAAAATGTCCTggaacagggaaaaaaaaaaaaggatgctTTGTGAGCATGCGTGTGTTTTTTGTGACCCTGTGTAGCATATATATGTCACAACTCACATATACTTATATTGGCATGTAATTTCTCTGAAGTTTTTCCTGAAGTTTTGAATGCTCGACCTGATTTTGAACATCCCAATATCGCCCCATTGTCCAACTCCAACCTTTTCCCCTTAAATTCTTGTGGACATTTAGGctgcatttgaatgttgagctgaTCTGAGTTcttaatgaatagtagtgagttgagtaggtAGAGTGAGTTATGTGAGAcccatctaaaatgagtttagatgtgtttggatgttaatatgagtttagtactatttatgagaaattgaaaaatgttgtgggtcccacgtataaagatgtgttaagttaaaaaagattgtgagtctcatgtgtaaggaggttttgagttgagattaatttaataatttgagagttgagtatttggatgttagactcagtttaaaattagactgaaatAAATTGATCTCAGCTGAGTGTTGCAACCAAAAGGGCCTTAGTGACCTGTAGGATGTGTATATGCTTCAATATGGTTCAGTCAAAACTTTTGAATGATCCTCCTAAGCAAGAGAAGAACCCTAGGTAAAGAGTGCTGATTGTCAAAGGTTGATGAACCTGCTTGGGAGGTTGGGTTAGAGGCAGCATCACATTCATACAATATTTTACAAGCCATTTTACAATCTACTAATGTGATAGTgtcatttcataaataatacaaaagtttttatctaatttgaaattcaaattttacataactgCCCTAAAATACCAAATTGTAGGGGTTTCTTCTTTGTTTAGTTAGGTTCCCACCCATTGAAGAAAAATTCTGATTTCACCACCAGTATTATGTGAAATAATCTTGAGCATATCTCAAGGAATGATACTATTTGAAAATCAACCGTGATTAAATGTGTAATGTATCcatttttataagagaaatactttaattataaagggatttcataaaataaacttacaaactagCGTGACTTAATGTtgtatgtcagattgtaaaattatttttattataaaatagatctaacagattatatgaagtcacgtcaatttgtgaatttacttttatgaaatcattttaaaaatattaaaaaatgtgaaaagaaaaatgaaaaaaaaaataaaaagatacatTTTACCTATTGGTCAAGTTGAGCGGACTATTCTAAGCAGTAGAATAGACCTAAAAAGATATGTGCTTGTCACATGCCCAAATGACACATGTCATTTTTATAGATGGATTGGAGGAAACTTATTCCAACCCATTTATTGTATTCTATTAAGGATTTGGGTTGGGTCTAATTCCAAGCCAGTTAAGAGATCTCAACTCATATTCAATGGCCTCTAATCTATagcaatataattttcaaagaaataGTTTTGTTTCTATTGAaccaaagatttaaaaaattaaaggttgtgaatttaaaataattttaaaggttataaAACCTTAGAGGTCAAGAATACTTTGTATTCTTTCATCTATTGATATTtcgtcttctttcttttttatgcaATTTTCGAAATAATAAGTTTGCTCATGTTGGACCATGTCATCCATTCTTAGGATGAGTAAAAgtaatagaaatgatatttacagttttagatTGTGCTAGCCCCGcgtattatttttgaaaaaagtagataatatggaatccatatgaaaaagttaattttttaatagtaaactccaCTCTTTTCTAAAGGTAGTGCGCGAGACTTGCACACcctaaaattgtatctaacattactctttactaaaactaatgataaaaaaaaaaaaaaaaaaaaaagtcacattCAAACAACTTAATTCACAATAAAATTACAATCAAAACTAAAGATATAATAGATCAattcaaaattaagattttcCCTTGCATCGTGCGGATGAGCGACTAGTACTGACTTCACCATTAAGATCATCGCTTGAgtaacatttataaaattttattatttttattgggaaaagaacaaatttttatattattaccGGATCAAGATCAAGATATCATCAATAACTTGATCAGATCAGTATGTGAGCATTGAATTAATGGGCGGTAATTTTAACATAAGAACAATTGAACAAGCTAGAGTTAATAATATGGGTGGTAATTTCAAAGATTATAGCCAAACAAGCACGAGAAAAACGACAATATTATGAGCATTCAGGTCCAGCTTCGtctcttcttttgatttttgccTTTCAAACTCTCCCCCATTATATGAGTACTTATGCATAATATTTAGCTTTTTAGAgtgaatttttgttaaaataagtcCTATGTAATTTGATGTCAGCCAAATTCTAATTTAGAGGCAAATCTTTAAGTGAAATATTGAATAGCATCCTGCATTAATTTGTGGAAAAATATGAAGCATttagatggatttaacttttttaggttgagatgagtttaacttttttatataaagttgaaaaattagtGGGTCTCATCAATGgttgatttgagatgaattgagtttagTTCAAGAACCAAACACAACCAAGTTATTATTACGTTAGAGCCGTGCTATACCCATGGCCAAttggtcttttttatttttttgatttattattattatttttatatctttaaatatattaaaaaaattcacaacatcattaaaaaatattttcttaattactaagtaaaaaaaaaattaaaaaaaaattatcggaTGCAGATGGATCCTTGGTAGGATTAGCTTTTCTCATTACACTAAGCAACATAATgtgaaataatcaaaatatcttatattttacaCCAAGGATACAATCTATTGTAGATAATTAAAATGGAAAGATCGTATTCTCAAtcgacaaaataaataaatatataaataaataaagaaagtgagagtactatatatagtcttaatcccatgcatcatgcatgcatgcatggattccggctagtaatttttatttcattttacaaGTCTGGCATCTGTTGTTAGTAACGAAGATTGATCAAAATCATGTGCGGTTAACTGTTTCTCTCCAATGTACAACCACAATGATCCATTATGTCTCTTTCATGCTATTGATCCCTCCAATGTTTctgacttttgttttaaaagagtCTTGTGCTCAAATCCAAAACCTAACATCACTCTCATcccattgttttctttttatttctctttttcttttagaagtgATTTGGACACTGATTCCCAATGCTAACAATATTCTACTGTTCACAtaaacagtatatatatatatatatatatatatacaaagactCGTGTaattagcattactcttttcattttttttttaaattacagaAAGATCTGGGAACAGATTGTAATAAGCAAGATTTTGAACATCAAtaaatcacacaaaataaaaggatagaGAGGTTAGTTAATTGGGATTGATATTGGTAGAGTTTTGGTTGATCAGagttttaaattacaaatagaatttttgaaagtttggagttcgaaaccccaaacttgaaaaaaaaaaaaaaaaaaaaaagaaagaatttttagagattaacaaaaataaaaggtacCCACAGTTTTAGTGTCACGTATGGATTGTTAGGCTGCATGCACTTACCTCGAACTTTCCTCAGGCAGTAAAAAGGAGAATCAGCTTTTAACAAGAAAGCCGAACTTAGCTATGAACAAAGACATAACTACAAGGCCATCTCAAACCTCCTCTTATTCCACAGCATCTCCTCAcacttatatatacatatcaaaacataacataaacttaaaCAACCTTGTAGAAGAGTCCTTTCCTGTAATGAGGCCCGCGAACTTCAACCGTCATACAAAAGACACAGAAATGGAATGAATGGTAGAAGATTAAAAGAAGCATATggtgagaaagagaaagggaagtgagtgggaagaagaggaagaaaacagTGATAGGAACATGGGTTTAGAGCAGATGATGGAAGAGGCTGCTGCAGTAGCAGCACTGTGTGGATCTCGGAGGAACAGGAAACGATACATTGGGGTGCGCCAGCGGCCTTCCGGGCGGTGGGTGGCCGAGATAAAGGACACAATCCAGAAGATAAGAGTATGGCTGGGAACTTATGACACTGCTGAGGAGGCTGCAAGAGCCTATGATGAGGCAGCTTGCTTGCTTCGTGGGGCCAACACTCGCACAAACTTTTGGCCTTGTTCTTCAAGCCTTCACTCAGCTCCAGCTCTTCCCTCAAAGATCACCAATCTTCTCTTGCTTAGGCTAAAAGCTAGGCAAATTGCTTCTGCATCAGCAACAACTTCTTTGCCTGCTGACTTTCAGGAGCAGGAAACAGAAGTAAAAGACCCCCACTTCGATAATTTCTTCAATGTGCTTGAAGATCGCACCTTTTATGAAAGTAGTGGTGCTAGTTCTATAACTACTAGCGAAAACATTGCCCAAAGTTTTGCATCAAGCTTTTCTGGATTGGAAGGGGATTGTGTGAGAGCATTGGATATGGTGGATAATAACAAGTGCACCAATGTTGATGGAAAGAGTCATGGTGAAGGGAAGGATCAGGAAGAAAGagatcaagaaaaagaagattttgataTGGCTCTTATAGATCTGCAGTTTGTGGATGAAGTGGGATCTAATTGTTATTGCTCACCTTTTGAGATAGCAGAGGAAATGGTGAAACCAATGGAGCAGGAGAATCATGGGGATGAACCTTCAATACTTGGAGAAACTATGAAGAGGTTGATGTTTGAACGTAAGTTCTCAGCTTCTCTTTATGCCTTCAATGGGATTCCAGAATGTTTAATGCTGAAGCAATCAGGGCTGGTGGCAAATGGAACAGAGAGGTCTGAACAATTATCCCACCACAGTAACCTCAGAAATAATGGTAATAATACTagagaagataaaaaagtaaCTGAAGAAAATCTTCATATGGAGGTGCAAGAACAGGTCGGGAGCAGAGAAAAGTCAATGGAAATAggctcttcctcttcttctttttcttcttcatcatcttcctcctcATCATCTTTGATCACAGAAACTGGTGAACCGTCTCTTTGGAGCTCACTCAATCTTCCTCCTATATGCTTTATATGAGAGAATTACTGCTCCTCTATTCATTTAGAAGTCTATAGCATGATTAGCATCTTAGGCTGGATTTCTTAATCTGCATTATGCATCAAAGGGTATTGAAACAGTGTACTGATTTATTAAATCTGATTTTTGACATGATTGATGAGATATAAGGGTTACGCATGGATCATTGCTgtgcgtacgtacgtagtttaTGTGTCTGCATGCAGCTTTGACAACATTCAAAAGTACCATAGATTCATGAGGGAAGGAGtagatacaaaaaaataaaaataaaaacgagaAGGGAATATCCCCAGCCTTTGCTGTTTATTCTTTAGAAGAACCATTTGAGAAAACATTTTCGGCAACATTTCAAATCCACCAGGATTCTGctttaagtaaaattaaaaagaacagGAACAAGAAACATCTACGGCTCTTAGAAAGAGTTACTTATTAGTATCATGCCTAGAGAAGCATCAATTTCCGTTGATTGTGTCATCAGAAAAGTTGGAAAGGAAATCAGTTTTGATGTAAGACGTTGCAGCCATGAAATCCTCATGAAGATGGAATCCCCCTTTCACGCTTAGACAAGGATAAAAGGGTCAAATGGTAACGAGCATTGCACCAAAAGAAGAagttccaagaaaaaaaaaaaaaaaaaagaacagaatcTATTAAATCaccatttctctaaaaaaaattaaaagataatggaaagatgtattaattatttatattatatataattagcaaTATTTCTTATGGGTCAAACTCACTCTCAAACTcttcatgggtgcaaacaatcctttggagCCATACCTTCCAGTGAAAAATCAgcgatttaattaatttcatgtaAGGAAACTTTCGAAAATATAGTGCACGAAATCGAGATTTACTCTACATAAGTGAGTGAAAAGGGTTCTGCTTTAGAGAGGTTCccgacatttaaaaaaaaaaaaaaaaaatcggcaTCAGGCCTGTCTGCTGCATGTAGGGAGAGAATTTCTCTTCACCCCTCAGAGCCTACAAATAATATGAGAAGCACTCCAGTGGCTCATCAAGAAGCTTCGAAACACTACGACAAAGATCTTCAGGGAATTGCAAGGTAAAAGATGGGCCAAAGTGCAGCCGAATTCAAAACCTGGGCATGAGCCGATTAATTTCTTCGGAGTCTAAAGTTTACCAAGTTTTGAAACGAACTTGGATTTGGGCATGTCTACATCGGCCCATGccatcatatttaatttaatgcGTAATTTTCGTCCAATTTCCCTTCAATTTAGAAGGAATTCTGTACATGAACATTCAAAGTGTTCGAAAGATTGTTCATATCTAACTTCTTCTGACCAAACTTTCTAGGGAAAGACAATCAGTCCAACTGAAGTGGGCATACAAAGAAAAAGGTTAACAACTGAAGCAACAACATGTTGTATTGACAAATAATTATCTGTTTTCACTTCCTtgctttctgttttcttttctcttcataAAATGAGTTCATGTAACAAAAGTAACCAAAAGGTATACACATTCACGTCAAGTGTTAAAAAACAGGCCCTTTTAAAGACCCATCTGCGGGAAGTTGAAGTAGCTCCCGAATCCCTTCACAAACCTGCAtgcaattaaataaattgattcaTTCTTATATcccagaagaaagaaaaaatgacgACTTGTTCCCGGAGGGGAAACTAAATCAGTAAACTATCATCATAAATgtcttaatcattttttttttataagtaagaaatttattgattgaaAGAAACTAGTCAacgcccatgtacacaggaagtatacaaaatggACTCCTAATCacattctagaaagctgaaaagaaaataagaactcgtgaacattccctccctttagtacaatagcagccaaccattgaactaaagaaaacacaaaaaaattccataattcCCCCGCATTTCTctccttgttgttgaagcaTCTCTCATTCCGTTCCATCCATATATACCACAAtaaacacaaaggaaccatcttccatgtCGCTTCGAGTTGAGGACAATGATGTTGCCTCTTCCAACATGCTAAAAGTTCTGTCACGCTCTTAGGCATGACCCAGGACAGCCCGGCTCGACTGAAAATACCCGCCCATAACTCCCTTGCCATCTCACAATGCAAGAAAAGGTGCTCAATTGATTCGCCATTActcttacacatgtaacaccattCCATCACGATCATACcacgtttcctcaaattgttaGCCGTCAAAATCTTTCCCAAAGCAAcagtccaaataaaaaaaagagacttTTGGTGGTGCGGGAGCTCTCCAAATACCTTTCCAGGGGAACCGAATGGGCTGATGAGCTGCCAACACTTTATAGAAGGACTTAACAGAAAAAAATTTGCGCCTTGAATGTTTCCACAGCATTCTATCCCTCCCATTTCCTCCTAACTTCTTGGAATATAAAAGGCTGTAAAAACCTGCTATTTCATCCACTTCCCAGTCTCGCGCATTTCTGGATAAGATCAAATTCCATAGAACACTCCCATTGTCACAACACAATACATCAGAGACAGCGGCCTGCTGGTTTTCAGCCAATCTGAAAACAGTTGGAAAAACAGTAAATAGAGCACTCTCACCACACCatacatcaaaccaaaaactaaTTCTGGTCCCCACTCCCACCTCAAAACTAGTGTGCTTTACGAACTCCTCCCACCCCTTTCTGATAAATTTCCAAAGGCTTACACCAAAGGAACCCCTACCCTCCATGGAACGCCAACCCCCCCAATCACAACCATACTTCCGAACAATAACCAATCTCCACAAAGAATCCTCTTCCATTTGaaatctccacaaccacttcccCAAGAGAGCTTTGTTAAAAACAGATAGACTACGCACCCCCAAACCTCCCAACTCCTTCGGACAACACACCTGCTGCCAACTCACTAGATGAAATTTATGTTCTTCCCCCATACCACCCCACAAGAGATCCCTAAACAATTTCTCCATCCTACTGGCCACTCCCACCGGTAAATggaacaaagatagaaaataagtagGGAGATTGGATAGAGTGCTTTTGATGAGGGTAAGTCTCCCCCCTTTCGAAAAGTATAGCCGTTTCCAACCTGCCAATTTTTTTCCTACCTTCTCTACAACTCCGTCCCATATGTATTTAGCCTTGAAAGAGGCTCCTAAAGGGAGGCCCAGGTATTTCATCAGAAGAGAAGCCACTTTGCACCCCAACAAACTTGCTAGCTGATTGATATTGTCCACCACCCCCACCGGGACCAACTCCGACTTTCCCAAATTCACCTTGAGACCCaagacagcttcaaaacacaaaagaacAGCCCTTAAAGCTTGCAACTGTCCACTCTCAGCATCACAGAGGATTAAAGTATCATCTGCAtacaataaatgagaaatggaaAAAGTACCAGAGGTAGAGTTATCCACTGAAAAACCAGCCATAAAACCTCCCTTTACCGCGGCCTCCACCATATGACTCAAAGCCTCCATcactacaacaaagagaaaaggaaataacgggtccccttgtctcaagcccctCGAACTCGAGAAGAAACCACAGGGTTGCCCGTTTACTAAAACTGAAAACCGAGCGGATGATACACAATGTTTCACCCAACCGCACAAcctatctccaaaaccacacctcttcaacatatataacaaaaaatcccAGCACACATGATCATAAACGTTTTTCATATCCAACTTGCAAATGACTCCTGGAATACTTGCCCTCAACCGGCTATCCAGACACTCATTCGCTAACAAAACTGAGTCCAAAATTTGCCGTCCAcgtacaaaggcattttgggacttggaaatgattttatcCGTCACCAAGCTCATTCGATTCgctaacacctttgaaataattttataaatcccgCCTACCAAACTGATGGGGCGGAAATCTTTCAATTCAATAGCACCTGCAACCTTCGAAATGAGAGCAATGAAAATAGCATTAAGggacttttcaaacttttggcaagaatgaaattcatgaaagacCCTCATCACGTCCTCTTTCACTATGTCCCAACTTTcttgaaagaaagccatagagaaaccatccggacctggagctttatctttgTTCATCCCTCTTACTACCTGCAGCACTTCTGACTCCTCAAACGGTCTCTCTAACAAACTAGCTGCACTACCATCCAACTGATCAAAATGTAGTCCATCCAATTTAGGGCGCCacacccagtgttttaaatttcgtaccgtaccggctggtacggctgaaatttttcgtttcggccgtccggccggtacaggtactatatctgtcccgtaccggctaaaataccggccgtaccggccggtaccggccatttcggactaaatttcggcctgtaccggcctatatttcgtccggtaccggccgatatttcggcctgtgtgtgtgtgtgttttttttttcgttttttcaaacgacaaacttattttttaatccctAATTCAgcctagactatttataattttt carries:
- the LOC109003219 gene encoding ethylene-responsive transcription factor ERN1-like is translated as MVRKRKGSEWEEEEENSDRNMGLEQMMEEAAAVAALCGSRRNRKRYIGVRQRPSGRWVAEIKDTIQKIRVWLGTYDTAEEAARAYDEAACLLRGANTRTNFWPCSSSLHSAPALPSKITNLLLLRLKARQIASASATTSLPADFQEQETEVKDPHFDNFFNVLEDRTFYESSGASSITTSENIAQSFASSFSGLEGDCVRALDMVDNNKCTNVDGKSHGEGKDQEERDQEKEDFDMALIDLQFVDEVGSNCYCSPFEIAEEMVKPMEQENHGDEPSILGETMKRLMFERKFSASLYAFNGIPECLMLKQSGLVANGTERSEQLSHHSNLRNNGNNTREDKKVTEENLHMEVQEQVGSREKSMEIGSSSSSFSSSSSSSSSSLITETGEPSLWSSLNLPPICFI